One window of the Pieris brassicae chromosome 2, ilPieBrab1.1, whole genome shotgun sequence genome contains the following:
- the LOC123719427 gene encoding inositol-trisphosphate 3-kinase homolog isoform X3, giving the protein MTVTSKMNSVSRQSLLSRLGPGGLLYTANKILAVASGKDEERWRGKEEGALFKRWRRNAPESSPVAPAPTSPAQPSDLLKFLAINALELSAPASDALLKTRSSEWFQLSGHPGSLAPAGPGTVWKRRSPGDHPSHNPERDAYVALASCPHMRSAIPRYYRELEYGGEHFIELQDLLHGFRDPHVMDVKMGTRTFLEDEVSNARARTDLYEKMVRLDPNAPTEAEHTVRAVTKLRYMQFREQCSSSAEQGFRIEAVKLPGQPPLTDLQKVKEPGHLTATVAKFFARNERARRSIAARLREIRELFENSEFFRTHEIVGSSIFIIYDDERVGAWLIDFAKTRRLPEGLSVTHREPWEQGSHEEGFLYGLDRLIETIETAKLPEVSR; this is encoded by the exons ATGACTGTAACTAGTAAGATGAATAGTGTTTCCCGCCAATCTCTGCTCAGCCGTCTTGGACCTGGCGGGCTCCTTTACACCGCTAACAAAATACTAGCG GTTGCATCTGGTAAAGATGAAGAACGCTGGCGTGGGAAAGAGGAAGGCGCTCTGTTCAAGCGATGGAGACGCAACGCCCCGGAATCTTCTCCTGTAGCGCCTGCCCCTACATCACCAGCCCAACCTTCGGATTTGCTGAAATTTTTGGCTATT aatgCACTAGAGTTGTCCGCACCGGCCTCGGACGCCCTACTCAAGACTCGTTCTTCGGAGTGGTTCCAACTTTCCGGTCACCCGGGGTCTTTAGCACCTGCAGGACCTGGCACCGTTTGGAAACGCCGTTCTCCCGGCGATCATCCCTCACATAACCCTGAACGTGACGCTTACGTTGCCCTCGCATCCTGTCCCCACATGCGGTCTGCGATCCCACGTTACTACAGAGAACTGGAATACGGTGGTGAACATTTCATTGAGCTTCAAGACTTATTGCACGGATTCCGCGACCCTCACGTTATGGACGTCAAAATGGGAACCCGGACTTTTCTTGAAGACGAAGTCAGCAACGCTCGGGCTAGAACCGACCTGTATGAGAAGATGGTCCGCCTCGATCCCAATGCTCCGACTGAAGCAGAGCATACTGTGCGTGCCGTCACCAAACTAAGATACATGCAGTTCAGGGAACAATGCTCCTCGTCAGCCGAGCAGGGATTTAGAATTGAAGCTGTCAAACTACCAGGACAGCCTCCCTTAACTGATTTGCAAAAAGTAAAAGAGCCAGGTCATCTGACCGCTACAGTTGCCAAGTTCTTCGCTCGCAATGAACGCGCGCGCCGCTCTATTGCTGCCCGTCTCCGCGAAATAAGGGAACTTTTCGAAAACTCCGAGTTCTTCCGGACGCACGAGATCGTCGGCagtagtatatttataatttatgatgaTGAGCGCGTCGGGGCGTGGTTAATCGACTTCGCTAAGACCCGACGGCTTCCTGAGGGTTTGAGTGTTACGCATCGCGAACCCTGGGAACAAGGAAGCCACGAGGAGGGCTTTTTGTATGGACTGGATAGACTGATAGAGACTATAGAAACGGCTAAACTACCTGAAGTGTCTCGTTGA
- the LOC123719427 gene encoding inositol-trisphosphate 3-kinase homolog isoform X2 has protein sequence MSGTGVASRPPGSMALPSDLPVRIYMRALRQYQKIIDLKRFTKEKVASGKDEERWRGKEEGALFKRWRRNAPESSPVAPAPTSPAQPSDLLKFLAINALELSAPASDALLKTRSSEWFQLSGHPGSLAPAGPGTVWKRRSPGDHPSHNPERDAYVALASCPHMRSAIPRYYRELEYGGEHFIELQDLLHGFRDPHVMDVKMGTRTFLEDEVSNARARTDLYEKMVRLDPNAPTEAEHTVRAVTKLRYMQFREQCSSSAEQGFRIEAVKLPGQPPLTDLQKVKEPGHLTATVAKFFARNERARRSIAARLREIRELFENSEFFRTHEIVGSSIFIIYDDERVGAWLIDFAKTRRLPEGLSVTHREPWEQGSHEEGFLYGLDRLIETIETAKLPEVSR, from the exons ATGAGCGGTACGGGGGTCGCCTCCCGGCCTCCGGGGTCCATGGCTTTGCCGTCTGACCTCCCCGTCCGCATTTATATGCGGGCGCTGCGGCAGTATCAGAAGATAATCGACTTGAAACGATTCACTAAGGAAAAA GTTGCATCTGGTAAAGATGAAGAACGCTGGCGTGGGAAAGAGGAAGGCGCTCTGTTCAAGCGATGGAGACGCAACGCCCCGGAATCTTCTCCTGTAGCGCCTGCCCCTACATCACCAGCCCAACCTTCGGATTTGCTGAAATTTTTGGCTATT aatgCACTAGAGTTGTCCGCACCGGCCTCGGACGCCCTACTCAAGACTCGTTCTTCGGAGTGGTTCCAACTTTCCGGTCACCCGGGGTCTTTAGCACCTGCAGGACCTGGCACCGTTTGGAAACGCCGTTCTCCCGGCGATCATCCCTCACATAACCCTGAACGTGACGCTTACGTTGCCCTCGCATCCTGTCCCCACATGCGGTCTGCGATCCCACGTTACTACAGAGAACTGGAATACGGTGGTGAACATTTCATTGAGCTTCAAGACTTATTGCACGGATTCCGCGACCCTCACGTTATGGACGTCAAAATGGGAACCCGGACTTTTCTTGAAGACGAAGTCAGCAACGCTCGGGCTAGAACCGACCTGTATGAGAAGATGGTCCGCCTCGATCCCAATGCTCCGACTGAAGCAGAGCATACTGTGCGTGCCGTCACCAAACTAAGATACATGCAGTTCAGGGAACAATGCTCCTCGTCAGCCGAGCAGGGATTTAGAATTGAAGCTGTCAAACTACCAGGACAGCCTCCCTTAACTGATTTGCAAAAAGTAAAAGAGCCAGGTCATCTGACCGCTACAGTTGCCAAGTTCTTCGCTCGCAATGAACGCGCGCGCCGCTCTATTGCTGCCCGTCTCCGCGAAATAAGGGAACTTTTCGAAAACTCCGAGTTCTTCCGGACGCACGAGATCGTCGGCagtagtatatttataatttatgatgaTGAGCGCGTCGGGGCGTGGTTAATCGACTTCGCTAAGACCCGACGGCTTCCTGAGGGTTTGAGTGTTACGCATCGCGAACCCTGGGAACAAGGAAGCCACGAGGAGGGCTTTTTGTATGGACTGGATAGACTGATAGAGACTATAGAAACGGCTAAACTACCTGAAGTGTCTCGTTGA